Proteins encoded in a region of the Lathamus discolor isolate bLatDis1 chromosome Z, bLatDis1.hap1, whole genome shotgun sequence genome:
- the SLC22A31 gene encoding putative solute carrier family 22 member 31, with the protein MASEGWRPRGRLAAGGWAPCLALALAWALGWALGAAPPHRCRPDAALLPPPLRRLAGAALLRAAVPRLRGGWSPCQLYRYRGPAAGPAQPNGTGPCTRGWHYALPAAGLRSNLVTQWDLVCHSRWKVPLEQTTHLLGWTLGSITAGLACDRFGRRSAFVVSLVLAVPLGVCVALAADFTMVLVARLLFGAALAGAFLSLYVGRVEMCDPPHRLRVTVVASFFWIAGELLLPGLAVLCRDWRVLQGAVTMILALLAAFWWCPVLLLESPRWLLATRQLDRARKTLQALAKGSGSDPSSCHQQSLCAELQSLSEGSPQPRYHAVCEIFSTRVIWKNSVILGFAAFIGSGIRHCFARNLAPHLPHFFSSYFTLVGTEATACLFVFLTAERFGRRAILLLCTVLTGICSLLLLALTQYLLECIVLTLSVVGITTSHAVTMLGIFFASEVLPTVVRGASLGLIVGASFVGKAAAPITAIPNSRGFFLHHIVFASFTILSILSIMLLPESQGHSLPQSLEDGERQHRSPLFHQPPREDRVPLLTTPGSQHNYSNLTTSTTSMKGSMVTPSEI; encoded by the exons ATGGCGTCTGAGGGCTGGCGGCCGCGGGGCCGGTTGGCCGCGGGGGGGTGGGCTCCGTGCTTGGCCCTGGCCCTGGCGTGGGCGCTGGGGTGGGCCCTGGGGGCCGCCCCCCCCCATCGCTGCCGCCCGGACGCCGctctgctgccgccgccgctgcgCCGTCTGGCGGGAGCCGCGCTGCTCCGCGCCGCCGTCCCGCGCCTCCGCGGCGGCTGGAGCCCCTGCCAGCTCTACCGGTaccgcggccccgccgccggccccgcgcAGCCCAACGGCACCGGGCCCTGCACGCGCGGCTGGCACTATGCCCTTCCTGCCGCCGGCCTGCGCTCCAACCTCGTCACACAG TGGGATCTGGTGTGCCACTCCCGTTGGAAGGTGCCCCTGGAGCAGACCACGCACTTGCTGGGCTGGACGCTGGGCAGCATCACCGCCGGCCTGGCCTGCGATAG GTTCGGCCGCAGAAGCGCCTTCGTGGTGTCGCTGGTGCTGGCAGTGCCGCTGGGAGTCTGCGTGGCCCTGGCCGCGGACTTCACCATGGTGCTCGTGGCCCGGCTGCTCTTCGGAGCCGCCCTGGCAGGAGCCTTCCTCTCCCTCTACGTTGGGC GCGTGGAGATGTGTGACCCCCCACACCGGCTAAGGGTGACCGTAGTGGCCAGCTTCTTCTGGATCGCCGGcgagctgctgctgccgggGCTGGCCGTGCTGTGCCGGGACTGGCGGGTGCTGCAGGGCGCTGTCACCATgatcctggctctgctggctgcCTTCTGGTG GTGcccggtgctgctgctggagtccCCGCGCTGGCTGCTGGCCACTCGGCAGCTGGACAGGGCCAGGAAGACCCTGCAGGCGCTGGCCAAGGGCAGCGGCTCCgaccccagctcctgccaccaGCAGAGCCTCTGCGCCG agctgcagtccCTGTCCGAGGGGTCCCCGCAGCCCCGGTACCACGCTGTCTGCGAGATCTTCAGCACCCGGGTCATCTGGAAGAACAGCGTCATCCTCGGCTTCGCAGC GTTCATCGGCTCCGGCATCCGCCACTGCTTCGCCCGCAACCTGGCCCCGCACCTGCCCCACTTCTTCTCGTCCTACTTCACACTGGTGGGCACCGAGGCCACCGCCTGCCTCTTCGTCTTCCTCACAGCCGAGCGCTTCGGGCGCCGAGccatcctcctgctctgcactgtCCTCACCGGcatctgctccctcctgctgctggccctcACCCAGT ACTTGCTGGAGTGCATTGTCCTGACCCTGTCTGTGGTTGGCATCACCACATCACATGCTGTCACCATGCTTGGCATCTTCTTTGCCAGCGAGGTCCTCCCCACTGTGGTCAG AGGTGCCAGTCTAGGCCTCATTGTGGGTGCCAGCTTCGTGGGCAAGGCAGCAGCCCCCATCACCGCCATCCCCAACAGCCGTGGCTTCTTTCTGCACCACATTGTCTTCGCCTCCTTCAccatcctcagcatcctcagcatCATGCTGCTGCCAGAGAGCCAGGGCCACAGCCTACCCCAGTCCCTGGAGGATGGTGAGAGGCAGCACCGGTCCCCGCTCTTCCACCAGCCACCCCGCGAGGACCGCGTGCCCCTGCTCACCACCCCGGGCAGCCAACACAACTACTCCAACCTCACCACCTCCACCACATCGATGAAGGGCTCCATGGTCACTCCCAGTGAGATATAG